Below is a genomic region from Amycolatopsis sp. 195334CR.
CAGGCTGCCGTGGTGCGGGCCGCCGAGGTGGCGCACGAGCAAGCCGCCGTGCTGCTCGCGCTGGTCGAGCACCCCGCCGCCGATCCGGGCCTCCTGGTCGGCGGGGTCGTCCCGGCGCCCACGGCAAACGCCGCCGAGCTGCGGTGCTTTCTCGCCGACGCGGGCGGCCCCGGCATCCGCGAGGTCACCCAGGCCGAGACGGCCCGCGGCTACCCGGTGGTGCTCACCGAGCGCATCCTGCCCGGCGGCGCCCAGCTGCAGGCCGTGGTGCTCGACCGCGCCGGCGCGCGAGCCGCGCTGTTCACCCTGCATTCCCCGTCCGGGCGCGGCTGGACCGACCTCGCCGCGGTGGCCGGCCGCTTGGTCACCAGCGTGGATTTCACCGCGCGCGTTCCCTGACCTCGGGCTCATTTTTGACACGGGTGCGGCAACCGTAATACGGCGTATTACGCTACCGACACCCGTGTCAAAAACGAGCGCGGTCAGGCCGAGGGCGCGGCGATGATGCCGCGGATCACCGAGGCGGCCGCACCCCGGACGGCCGCCCCCGTTCCCAGCGGCGAGCGCACCAGATCCACCGGCGACCAGGCCGAGCTGGCCACCCGCCGGTCCAGTTCGGCCAGTAGGGGTTCGCGCAACCACGGCTCCAGCCGGGCGTAGGTACCGCCGAGCACCACGGCGGGCACGTCCACCAGGTTGACCACAGTGGACAGTCCGATGCCGAGCCAGCGCGCGGCTTCCCGCACCGCGGCCACGGCGGTGCCGGTCCCAGCCTCCAACTGGGCGATCAGTTCGTCGACCGACGCGGTTTCGGACAGGCGCAGGATTTCCTCCTGTCCCGCCATCCGCTCCAGGCAGCCGTTCGCGCCGCACGAGCACGGGGGTCCCTGCGGATCCACCGGCAGGTGGCCGATTTCCCCGCCCAGCCCGCGCACGCCTTCGAACAACGACCGGCCGAGCACCAGACCGGCGCCGATGCCGATCTCCCCGGAGACGTGCACGAAGTCCGGCAGGCCCGAACCGTGCCAGAGTTCGGCGAGCGCGGCGAAGTTCGCCTCGTTCCCGACCGAGAAGGTGCCGCCGAGCTTCGCGGGCAGGTCGACGTCGTGCCAGCCGAGGTTGGGGGCCAGGCGCACCACGCCGGTGGTCGACTCGACCAGGCCCGGCACCGCGATGCCCACGCCACCCACCGGCACGCCCAGCGCGTCGGCCTCCTTGCGCGCCGAGGCCAGGAATTCCTTGGTACGGCGGAAAACTCGCGGGGTGCGGTTGTCGGCGAAGCGGA
It encodes:
- a CDS encoding ROK family transcriptional regulator, whose product is MIGPAGQHTVRQHNSALVLRAIADGPGVSRAGLAAATGLTKATVSSVVDALIAAGLVAEGAPEQRDGPGRRGTVVSLSPAGPHGLGVEIGVDYLAYCLVDLTGAVRAERVRFADNRTPRVFRRTKEFLASARKEADALGVPVGGVGIAVPGLVESTTGVVRLAPNLGWHDVDLPAKLGGTFSVGNEANFAALAELWHGSGLPDFVHVSGEIGIGAGLVLGRSLFEGVRGLGGEIGHLPVDPQGPPCSCGANGCLERMAGQEEILRLSETASVDELIAQLEAGTGTAVAAVREAARWLGIGLSTVVNLVDVPAVVLGGTYARLEPWLREPLLAELDRRVASSAWSPVDLVRSPLGTGAAVRGAAASVIRGIIAAPSA